One stretch of Arachis hypogaea cultivar Tifrunner chromosome 20, arahy.Tifrunner.gnm2.J5K5, whole genome shotgun sequence DNA includes these proteins:
- the LOC140182972 gene encoding uncharacterized protein At4g02000-like, translating into MWIKEGMLTLIFVSNEFFLVRFTELEDYNWVLKGGPWLIFDHYLAVQRWRSDFNPSVEQLTKIAAWVRIPDLPIEYYDKYVMRIISNVIGKTLKTYYNTAEQARGKFALICVELDLAKPLRPKFKIKGRPVHVEYEGLHTICFHCGRIGHNKEQCQYAIKRQNELQNSSEKAE; encoded by the coding sequence ATGTGGATTAAGGAGGGGATGCTAACACTCATTTTTGTTAGTAATGAGTTTTTCCTGGTCCGGTTCACAGAACTAGAAGACTACAACTGGGTACTGAAAGGAGGCCCATGGTTGATATTCGATCACTACCTAGCCGTCCAAAGATGGAGGTCGGATTTCAACCCAAGCGTGGAACAACTTACCAAAATAGCTGCATGGGTTAGGATCCCGGATCTTCCGATTGAATACTACGATAAATATGTGATGAGAATCATTAGTAATGTGATTGGTAAGACGCTAAAGACATACTATAATACAGCTGAACAAGCGAGAGGCAAGTTTGCCCTGATATGCGTAGAGCTTGATCTTGCAAAACCGCTAAGACCAAAGTTCAAGATTAAAGGGAGACCTGTCCACGTTGAATACGAAGGGCTTCACACGATTTGTTTTCATTGTGGACGTATTGGGCACAACAAGGAGCAGTGCCAGTATGCCATTAAGAGGCAAAATGAGCTGCAGAATTCATCGGAGAAGGCTGAATAG
- the LOC140182973 gene encoding serine/threonine-protein phosphatase 7 long form homolog, whose protein sequence is MEDERRLYRLNGVAHVARTINEEDVAYQLGLPVDGQPVSGCMTDFHLHIEGARPAWEWFQELFGELPPPDKRKLYTVHFTWFHKRFRVLPADASEETVRIYAHGYIMMLLLTQLFMDKSGNRVHLWWLPFVARFDDIGSYSWGTAALAWLYRCMCRVANRNITNLAGPLQLLQSWIFWRFSTLRPQGFNAFSFPLASRYSLIHVFFQVINVLHMKLQIYVIFLSFKWATYLPTSDGKEQQIIQYRLALDRLGDRDIVWEPYGSLDVLAVIHPEILTEEHSRLWRVDRIFPQLGGIQHLPEPTLNIEYLHNKDGRGGDRWFSTYYRTWHEHWDERVRSVLSIQRVADPGPSAEFLDWWYRVAHRILSPGITFADPRPVEVPEDAC, encoded by the exons ATGGAAGATGAAAGGCGGTTGTACCGGCTCAACGGCGTTGCTCACGTAGCCAGAACCATCAATGAAGAG GATGTGGCATATCAGCTGGGGCTACCCGTGGATGGCCAACCAGTTTCTGGGTGCATGACTGACTTTCACCTGCACATCGAGGGGGCCAGACCGGCGTGGGAGTGGTTCCAGGAGTTATTTGGTGAGCTTCCGCCACCGGATAAGAGAAAGTTATACACGGTCCACTTCACATGGTTCCATAAGAGGTTCAGGGTGTTACCGGCTGATGCTTCCGAGGAGACCGTGCGCATATATGCACATGGATATATTATGATGCTTCTGTTGACACAACTGTTCATGGACAAGAGTGGTAATCGGGTCCACCTTTGGTGGTTGCCATTTGTGGCGAGATTTGACGACATAGGCAGCTATAGCTGGGGCACAGCTGCGTTGGCATGGTTGTACCGATGCATGTGTAGGGTGGCAAATAGAAACATCACCAACTTAGCCGGGCCCCTACAGTTGCTACAGTCATGGATCTTTTGGCGGTTTTCCACACTGAGACCGCAGGGGTTTAACGCTTTTTCTTTTCCGTTGGCATCCAGGTATTCATTAATACACGTATTCTTTCAAGTTATTAACGTTCTACATATGAAATTACAAATTTATGTGATATTTCTATCATTCAAATGGGCCACATATTTACCCACGTCTGATGGGAAGGAACAACAGATTATTCAGTATCGCTTGGCATTAGATCGACTGGGTGATCGAGAT ATTGTGTGGGAGCCTTATGGTTCGCTAGACGTACTTGCAGTCATTCATCCAGAGATACTAACTGAGGAGCACAGTCGGTTATGGCGG GTAGACAGGATCTTTCCACAGCTAGGGGGAATACAACATCTGCCTGAGCCAACCCTGAACATAGAGTATCTTCATAATAAGGACGGCAGGGGTGGAGATAGATGGTTCTCCACTTACTATAGGACATGGCATGAGCATTGGGACGAGCGAGTTCGCTCTGTGTTGAGTATTCAGAGAGTGGCTGATCCTGGTCCATCCGCTGAGTTCCTGGACTGGTGGTACCGTGTTGCACATAGGATTCTGTCACCGGGGATTACATTCGCAGATCCCAGGCCAGTTGAGGTTCCGGAGGATGCT TGTTAA
- the LOC112783958 gene encoding probable pectate lyase 5 isoform X1, giving the protein MADWFLLMFQFLLLGPALTSSSPVQDPESVVHELHKYVTITNDSRRNLAYFSCSTGNPIDDCWRCDPNWERNRKRLADCAIGFGRRAIGGRDGKYYVVTNPSDHAMDPKAGTLRHAVIQEEPLWIIFKHDMFIKLKMDLIVNSHKTIDGRGANIHIGRGPCIEIRNKSNIIIHGIHIHDCVRGGSGYVRDSNSHFFWRSRSDGDGVLIYGSSYVWVDHCSFSNCYDGLIDVVHGSTAVTISNNYMTHHNKVMLLGHSDSNEEEDKNMQVTVAFNHFGEGLGGRMPRCRFGYFHVVNNYYTHWQQYAIGGSSSPTIFSQGNRFVAPHDVDHKEVTKHFGSSKDEWKRWNWRSEGDLMLNGAFFTESGDGAPFFYEKASSMEGRPAMLVTLMTAGAGALACKNGQLC; this is encoded by the exons ATGGCAGATTGGTTTCTTCTTATGTTCCAGTTCTTGCTTCTTGGCCCAGCTTTAACATCTTCTTCTCCAGTTCAAGATCCTGAATCCGTTGTGCACGAACTACACAAGTATGTTAC GATTACCAATgattccaggagaaatttggcaTACTTTTCTTGCAGCACAGGTAACCCAATCGACGATTGTTGGAGGTGTGATCCCAATTGGGAAAGAAACCGGAAGCGCCTCGCCGACTGCGCCATTGGCTTCGGGAGGCGCGCAATCGGAGGTAGGGATGGAAAATATTACGTGGTCACTAATCCTAGTGACCACGCAATGGACCCCAAGGCAGGTACTCTAAGACATGCTGTGATCCAAGAAGAGCCCTTATGGATAATCTTCAAGCATGACATGTTTATAAAACTAAAAATGGACCTAATTGTAAATTCTCACAAAACAATTGATGGCAGAGGAGCAAATATTCACATTGGTAGAGGACCCTGCATTGAAATAAGGAATAAGTCCAACATCATAATTCATGGCATACATATCCATGATTGTGTGAGAGGTGGTAGTGGCTATGTTAGGGACTCAAATAGTCATTTCTTTTGGAGATCAAGATCTGATGGAGATGGGGTTTTGATATATGGGAGTAGTTATGTTTGGGTGGACCATTGCTCATTTTCAAATTGCTATGATGGGCTTATTGATGTTGTTCATGGGTCAACGGCTGTTACAATTTCAAATAATTATATGACACACCATAATAAAGTTATGCTTTTAGGACACAGTGATTCCAATGAAGAAGAGGACAAGAATATGCAAGTAACTGTGGCATTCAACCATTTTGGAGAAGGGCTTGGAGGAAGAATGCCAAG GTGCAGGTTTGGGTACTTtcatgtggtgaataattattatacCCATTGGCAACAGTATGCAATAGGAGGAAGTTCCTCCCCAACTATTTTTAGCCAAGGGAACAGATTTGTTGCTCCTCATGATGTTGATCACAAAGAG GTTACGAAACACTTTGGTTCATCAAAAGATGAGTGGAAGAGATGGAATTGGAGATCTGAAGGGGATTTAATGTTGAATGGTGCCTTCTTCACAGAATCTGGAGATGGAGCACCTTTCTTTTATGAGAAGGCATCAAGCATGGAAGGAAGACCAGCCATGTTAGTGACTTTAATGACAGCAGGAGCTGGAGCACTTGCTTGCAAAAATGGACAACTCTGCTAG
- the LOC112783958 gene encoding probable pectate lyase 5 isoform X2: MADWFLLMFQFLLLGPALTSSSPVQDPESVVHELHKITNDSRRNLAYFSCSTGNPIDDCWRCDPNWERNRKRLADCAIGFGRRAIGGRDGKYYVVTNPSDHAMDPKAGTLRHAVIQEEPLWIIFKHDMFIKLKMDLIVNSHKTIDGRGANIHIGRGPCIEIRNKSNIIIHGIHIHDCVRGGSGYVRDSNSHFFWRSRSDGDGVLIYGSSYVWVDHCSFSNCYDGLIDVVHGSTAVTISNNYMTHHNKVMLLGHSDSNEEEDKNMQVTVAFNHFGEGLGGRMPRCRFGYFHVVNNYYTHWQQYAIGGSSSPTIFSQGNRFVAPHDVDHKEVTKHFGSSKDEWKRWNWRSEGDLMLNGAFFTESGDGAPFFYEKASSMEGRPAMLVTLMTAGAGALACKNGQLC, encoded by the exons ATGGCAGATTGGTTTCTTCTTATGTTCCAGTTCTTGCTTCTTGGCCCAGCTTTAACATCTTCTTCTCCAGTTCAAGATCCTGAATCCGTTGTGCACGAACTACACAA GATTACCAATgattccaggagaaatttggcaTACTTTTCTTGCAGCACAGGTAACCCAATCGACGATTGTTGGAGGTGTGATCCCAATTGGGAAAGAAACCGGAAGCGCCTCGCCGACTGCGCCATTGGCTTCGGGAGGCGCGCAATCGGAGGTAGGGATGGAAAATATTACGTGGTCACTAATCCTAGTGACCACGCAATGGACCCCAAGGCAGGTACTCTAAGACATGCTGTGATCCAAGAAGAGCCCTTATGGATAATCTTCAAGCATGACATGTTTATAAAACTAAAAATGGACCTAATTGTAAATTCTCACAAAACAATTGATGGCAGAGGAGCAAATATTCACATTGGTAGAGGACCCTGCATTGAAATAAGGAATAAGTCCAACATCATAATTCATGGCATACATATCCATGATTGTGTGAGAGGTGGTAGTGGCTATGTTAGGGACTCAAATAGTCATTTCTTTTGGAGATCAAGATCTGATGGAGATGGGGTTTTGATATATGGGAGTAGTTATGTTTGGGTGGACCATTGCTCATTTTCAAATTGCTATGATGGGCTTATTGATGTTGTTCATGGGTCAACGGCTGTTACAATTTCAAATAATTATATGACACACCATAATAAAGTTATGCTTTTAGGACACAGTGATTCCAATGAAGAAGAGGACAAGAATATGCAAGTAACTGTGGCATTCAACCATTTTGGAGAAGGGCTTGGAGGAAGAATGCCAAG GTGCAGGTTTGGGTACTTtcatgtggtgaataattattatacCCATTGGCAACAGTATGCAATAGGAGGAAGTTCCTCCCCAACTATTTTTAGCCAAGGGAACAGATTTGTTGCTCCTCATGATGTTGATCACAAAGAG GTTACGAAACACTTTGGTTCATCAAAAGATGAGTGGAAGAGATGGAATTGGAGATCTGAAGGGGATTTAATGTTGAATGGTGCCTTCTTCACAGAATCTGGAGATGGAGCACCTTTCTTTTATGAGAAGGCATCAAGCATGGAAGGAAGACCAGCCATGTTAGTGACTTTAATGACAGCAGGAGCTGGAGCACTTGCTTGCAAAAATGGACAACTCTGCTAG